From Magnolia sinica isolate HGM2019 chromosome 13, MsV1, whole genome shotgun sequence, one genomic window encodes:
- the LOC131222538 gene encoding uncharacterized protein LOC131222538, whose product METIDSDIARAQEERRKKEQELASLTAVTFDADLYGGGNRFEGYEQSIPVNEDEEDQDAGEREVARKLASYTAPKSVLKELPRGMGGDDIDDFGFKKPQKIIDREDDYRKRRLNRIISPDRNDAFAMGDKTPDPSVRTYRDIMKEEALKREKEETLREIAKRKKEEEEKKASEGQRDAASAPVQAAQKRRNRWDQSQEQDSSGKKAKTTSSASDWDMPDSTPGIGRWDATPTPGRVGDATPSVSRRNRWDETPTPGRLADADATPAAGGATPGATPAGMTWDATPKLAGLSTPTPKRQRSRWDETPASMGSATPMPGATPAAAFTPGVTPVGGIDLATPTPGAINLRGAITPEQYNLLRWEKDIEERNRPLTDEELDAMFPQEGYKILDPPASYVPIRTPARKLLATPTPLGTPLYAIPEENRGQQFDVPKEAPGGLPFMKPEDYQYFGALLNEDDEEELSPEEQKERKIMKLLLKVKNGTPPQRKTALRQLTDKAREFGAGPLFNRILPLLMQPTLEDQERHLLVKVIDRVLYKLDELVRPFVHKILVVIEPLLIDEDYYARVEGREIISNLSKAAGLATMIAAMRPDIDNIDEYVRNTTARAFSVVASALGIPALLPFLKAVCQSKKSWQARHTGIKIVQQIAILMGCAVLPHLRSLVEIIEHGLNDENQKVRTITALSLAALAEAAAPYGIESFDSVLKPLWKGIRSHRGKVLAAFLKSIGFIIPLMDAMYASYYTKEVMFILIREFQSPDEEMKKIVLKVVKQCVSTEGVEADYIRSDILPEFFRNFWVRRMALDRRNYRQLVETTVEIANKVGVADIVGRIVEDLKDESEPYRRMVMETIEKVVANLGASDIDARLEELLIDGILYAFQEQTSDDANVMLNGFGAVVNALGQRVKPYLPQICGTIKWRLNNKSAKVRQQAADLISRIAVIMKQCQEEQLMGHLGVVLYEYLGEEYPEVLGSILGALKAIVNVIGMTKMTPPIKDLLPRLTPILKNRHEKVQENCIDLVGRIADRGAEFVPAREWMRICFELLEMLKAHKKGIRRATVNTFGYIAKAIGPQDVLATLLNNLKVQERQNRVCTTVAIAIVAETCSPFTVLPALMNEYRVPELNVQNGVLKSLSFLFEYIGEMGKDYIYAVTPLLEDALMDRDLVHRQTAASAVKHMALGVAGLGCEDALVHLLNYVWPNIFETSPHVINAVMEAIEGMRVALGAAAVLNYCLQGLFHPARKVREVYWKIYNSLYIGSQDALVAAYPVLDDEENNIYSRPELTMIV is encoded by the coding sequence ATGGAAACAATAGACAGCGATATTGCTAGGGCCCAAGAGGAGAGGAGAAAGAAGGAGCAGGAGCTTGCTTCTCTCACTGCAGTTACCTTCGATGCCGATCTTTATGGGGGTGGCAACCGCTTTGAGGGCTATGAGCAGTCGATCCCTGTCAACGAAGACGAGGAAGATCAAGATGCTGGGGAGCGAGAGGTTGCCAGGAAACTGGCATCTTATACTGCACCTAAATCGGTATTGAAGGAACTACCGAGAGGAATGGGTGGGGATGATATTGATGATTTTGGTTTTAAGAAACCACAGAAAATCATCGATAGGGAGGATGATTATAGGAAGCGGAGGCTCAACCGGATAATCTCACCAGACAGGAATGATGCTTTTGCAATGGGGGACAAGACACCTGATCCTTCTGTGAGGACTTACAGGGATATCATGAAGGAGGAGGCcttgaagagagagaaagaagagacatTGAGAGAGATTgcaaagaggaagaaagaggaagaggagaagaaggCTTCAGAGGGGCAGAGGGATGCTGCGTCCGCGCCCGTTCAGGCTGCTCAGAAAAGGAGGAACAGGTGGGACCAATCTCAAGAACAGGATAGTAGTGGCAAGAAGGCCAAAACCACGTCTTCAGCATCAGATTGGGACATGCCAGATTCCACTCCAGGGATTGGCAGATGGGATGCGACTCCGACTCCAGGAAGGGTGGGCGACGCAACGCCATCAGTTTCTCGTCGGAACCGTTGGGATGAGACTCCAACACCTGGTCGTCTGGCTGATGCTGATGCAACCCCGGCTGCTGGAGGAGCGACTCCTGGGGCGACACCAGCTGGTATGACATGGGATGCAACACCTAAGCTGGCAGGACTCTCTACACCAACACCCAAACGCCAGCGATCAAGATGGGATGAAACCCCAGCAAGCATGGGGAGTGCAACGCCAATGCCTGGAGCCACCCCTGCTGCAGCGTTCACCCCTGGTGTAACCCCAGTTGGGGGAATTGACCTTGCGACCCCAACCCCTGGAGCTATCAACCTTCGTGGTGCCATTACACCCGAGCAATATAACCTGCTGAGATGGGAAAAGGATATTGAGGAGCGGAACCGGCCATTGACTGATGAAGAGCTGGATGCTATGTTCCCGCAAGAAGGATATAAGATTCTGGATCCTCCGGCATCTTATGTTCCGATCAGAACTCCTGCTAGGAAACTTCTAGCCACCCCGACTCCCTTGGGAACTCCCCTGTATGCGATTCCTGAAGAAAATCGTGGGCAGCAATTTGATGTTCCGAAAGAAGCACCTGGTGGGTTGCCATTTATGAAGCCAGAAGATTACCAATACTTTGGTGCATTGCTgaatgaagatgatgaggaagaGCTGTCACCAGAAGAACAGAAAGAGCGGAAGATCATGAAGCTGCTGCTCAAGGTCAAGAATGGGACTCCGCCGCAGAGGAAAACGGCATTGCGGCAGCTTACCGATAAAGCTCGAGAATTTGGAGCTGGCCCCCTGTTCAACCGAATTCTGCCATTGCTGATGCAACCGACATTGGAAGATCAAGAACGGCATCTTCTGGTTAAGGTCATTGACAGGGTTTTGTACAAGCTGGATGAGCTGGTTCGGCCCTTTGTACACAAGATTTTGGTGGTGATTGAGCCACTCTTGATCGATGAGGACTACTATGCACGTGTGGAAGGAAGAGAGATCATTTCCAATCTCAGCAAAGCAGCTGGCTTGGCCACGATGATTGCTGCAATGCGACCAGATATCGACAATATCGATGAATACGTCAGGAACACAACAGCAAGGGCCTTCAGTGTGGTTGCCTCAGCGTTGGGTATTCCTGCTCTGTTGCCCTTCCTGAAAGCTGTGTGCCAGAGTAAGAAATCCTGGCAAGCCCGGCACACGGGAATTAAGATCGTACAGCAGATTGCCATTCTAATGGGTTGTGCTGTTCTTCCACATCTGAGGTCCCTCGTTGAAATCATCGAACATGGTCTTAACGATGAAAACCAGAAAGTGAGAACTATTACTGCATTGTCTCTTGCTGCCCTTGCTGAGGCTGCTGCTCCATATGGTATAGAGAGCTTTGATTCGGTCTTGAAGCCTCTGTGGAAGGGTATTCGTTCACACCGAGGCAAAGTCTTGGCAGCTTTCTTGAAATCAATTGGTTTCATTATTCCTCTCATGGACGCTATGTATGCAAGTTACTACACAAAGGAAGTGATGTTTATACTGATCCGAGAGTTCCAATCGCCtgatgaagaaatgaagaagattgTTCTGAAAGTGGTCAAGCAGTGTGTGAGTACAGAAGGGGTGGAAGCCGATTACATCCGTAGCGATATTCTTCCGGAGTTCTTCCGCAATTTCTGGGTTAGACGCATGGCGCTTGACCGCAGAAACTATAGGCAGCTTGTGGAGACAACCGTCGAAATAGCTAACAAGGTTGGTGTTGCAGATATAGTAGGAAGGATTGTCGAGGATCTCAAAGACGAGAGCGAGCCGTACCGACGGATGGTGATGGAGACGATCGAGAAGGTGGTTGCAAATTTGGGAGCATCTGATATCGATGCCCGGTTGGAGGAGCTCCTGATCGATGGTATTCTGTATGCTTTCCAAGAACAGACCAGCGATGATGCTAATGTGATGCTCAATGGTTTTGGTGCTGTGGTGAATGCCCTTGGACAGAGGGTGAAACCGTACCTTCCCCAGATTTGTGGTACCATAAAGTGGCGATTGAACAACAAGAGTGCAAAGGTGAGGCAGCAAGCGGCGGACCTCATATCGAGGATCGCCGTCATTATGAAGCAGTGCCAAGAAGAGCAGCTGATGGGCCACTTGGGTGTTGTCTTGTATGAGTATTTGGGAGAAGAGTACCCTGAAGTTTTGGGATCTATATTGGGAGCGTTGAAGGCCATCGTCAATGTCATCGGTATGACAAAAATGACGCCTCCAATAAAGGATCTGCTCCCGCGCCTGACTCCCATTCTCAAGAACAGGCATGAGAAAGTGCAGGAGAATTGCATCGACCTTGTTGGGAGGATTGCTGATCGTGGGGCAGAGTTTGTCCCTGCAAGGGAGTGGATGAGGATCTGTTTCGAGCTACTTGAGATGTTGAAGGCCCACAAGAAGGGGATCCGACGTGCCACTGTGAACACATTCGGGTACATTGCAAAAGCAATTGGGCCTCAGGATGTCTTGGCAACGCTGTTGAACAACCTCAAGGTGCAAGAGCGTCAGAATCGCGTGTGCACGACTGTGGCCATCGCAATTGTTGCAGAAACCTGCTCTCCTTTCACGGTCCTACCGGCTCTGATGAACGAGTACCGGGTACCGGAGCTGAATGTGCAAAATGGGGTCCTGAAgtctctctccttcctcttcgAGTACATAGGTGAGATGGGGAAGGACTACATCTATGCTGTGACGCCATTGCTCGAGGATGCACTTATGGACAGGGATCTGGTGCACAGGCAGACAGCCGCCTCTGCTGTCAAGCACATGGCATTGGGCGTAGCTGGGCTGGGCTGCGAGGATGCCCTGGTGCATCTGCTGAACTACGTGTGGCCCAACATATTCGAGACGTCTCCCCATGTCATAAATGCGGTGATGGAAGCGATTGAAGGGATGAGAGTGGCATTGGGCGCTGCCGCAGTCCTGAACTACTGCCTTCAAGGCCTGTTCCATCCAGCACGGAAAGTAAGGGAGGTGTATTGGAAAATTTACAACTCCCTATACATTGGGTCACAAGATGCACTCGTAGCTGCTTATCCTGTGTTGGATGATGAGGAGAACAATATCTACAGCAGGCCAGAGCTGACGATGATAGTCTGA